A region of Dermochelys coriacea isolate rDerCor1 chromosome 1, rDerCor1.pri.v4, whole genome shotgun sequence DNA encodes the following proteins:
- the RPL31 gene encoding 60S ribosomal protein L31 codes for MAPAKKGGEKKKGRSAINEVVTREYTINIHKRIHGVGFKKRAPRALKEIRKFAMKEMGTPDVRIDTRLNKAVWAKGIRNVPYRIRVRLSRKRNEDEDSPNKLYTLVTYVPVTTFKSLQTVNVDEN; via the exons ATGGCTCCAGCAAAGAAAGGTGGAGAAAAGAAGAAGGGGAGATCTGCCATCAATGAGGTGGTGACTAGGGAATATACCATCAACATTCACAAACGGATCCATGGAGT GGGATTCAAGAAACGCGCCCCCCGTGCTCTCAAGGAAATCCGTAAATTTGCAATGAAGGAGATGGGTACTCCTGATGTACGTATTGACACCAGATTGAACAAAGCAGTCTGGGCCAAAGGGATAAG GAATGTTCCCTACCGCATCCGTGTACGTTTATCCAGAAAACGCAATGAGGATGAAGATTCACCCAACAAACTATACACGTTGGTTACCTATGTACCAGTcaccactttcaaaa gtcTACAGACAGTTAATGTAGATGAAAACTAA